One window of the Microbispora sp. ZYX-F-249 genome contains the following:
- a CDS encoding response regulator transcription factor has translation MTAPAVEGDTRTAPMLLVADPDAGLVRQLSAAMQAEGVDVTGVPDGAQALLQAGALRPDAVLICASLPIVGPVDFVRAVRLARSVPVLLGIDFGGDAGQALQALEAGATACVARPYRVPELLPLVQAAFRRQDGHRVVLTIGDVELDVTAYQVKVGGRVVHLPLREFELLHYLMRNADRTVTREQIMRHVWHSTDGMSTNTIAVHVKRLRARLGDVEDTMIQTVRGVGYRLVTG, from the coding sequence GTGACGGCACCCGCAGTGGAGGGGGACACTCGGACGGCGCCCATGCTTCTGGTGGCCGATCCGGACGCGGGTCTGGTGCGGCAGCTCTCGGCCGCCATGCAGGCCGAGGGCGTCGACGTGACCGGCGTACCGGACGGCGCCCAGGCGCTGCTGCAGGCCGGGGCGCTCCGGCCCGACGCCGTGCTGATCTGCGCCTCCCTCCCCATCGTCGGACCCGTCGACTTCGTCCGCGCCGTACGGCTCGCGCGGTCCGTGCCCGTCCTGCTCGGCATCGACTTCGGCGGCGACGCCGGGCAGGCGCTGCAGGCCCTGGAGGCGGGCGCGACGGCCTGCGTCGCCAGGCCGTACCGCGTGCCCGAGCTGCTTCCCCTCGTCCAGGCGGCCTTCCGCCGGCAGGACGGCCACCGGGTCGTGCTCACGATCGGCGACGTGGAGCTCGACGTCACGGCGTACCAGGTGAAGGTCGGCGGACGCGTGGTGCACCTGCCGCTGCGCGAATTCGAGCTGCTGCACTACCTGATGCGCAACGCCGACAGAACGGTCACCCGCGAGCAGATCATGCGCCACGTCTGGCACTCCACGGACGGGATGTCGACCAACACCATCGCCGTACACGTCAAACGTCTGCGCGCCCGCCTCGGCGACGTGGAGGACACGATGATCCAGACCGTCCGCGGCGTGGGGTACCGTCTCGTCACCGGATGA